In the genome of Primulina tabacum isolate GXHZ01 chromosome 13, ASM2559414v2, whole genome shotgun sequence, the window TGGCGAAGAATCCACTCAGGGTGATGCATTTCAACAATTTCATATAATGTCAAAGATACTGGGATGCCCAGAACTCGTCAATTAAGATCAATGTCAatgataatttgaaaaaaaCAATTTTCTCTATATGGTTGACATGCTAAATTTTGTTAAGATGAGCTAACATAATGTTTGGTTTGCAGCAAACAACAATATGGAATCAATATGTAAATTTTACTTGCTTGAAATATTATCAAGAATGCTCTAATTAACATTCAAGTAGTTGCTCCAAGTTTCTGAAATTCCGAGTGACAAAACTCATATGGACACCAAGCAAATCAATCAAGAATTCCTTTCTTAAACAAGTCCAAATAACACATATAAGCTCTTCTTTACCAACAAATGCACAGACAAGGTTCGAACAACAGAAACAGTGAAAGGATGCAGCTAACCCAAACATATCAGGGGATCATAGCACCATGAGATATCACAGAAAGAAAAAAACGATTATCGGAGTTAAACAAGAGACTATCCACAGACTGCGGCTAATGGTGTTCGAAATCGTTGGCCAAAATACTGTGACTAAAAACAAACAATTTCAACCCAAGAAAATATGAACATTCATCCGCATTCAGAAACCACGAGTAGTTATTAAGAGCATCATACAATTGGTCCATTGCTTCTTACAGATACTCAGAAAAAAGATTATATCAGAAAGGCCAACATAGCTTGGTCTCAAAGCAGCAGTCCCACAAAACAAAAAGAGGGAAATGATAATAGCACGTCATAAAAAAAAAGTAGAAGCCACGAGGGTAATTACTTCTTGTACTTGGCAACCTCGCCGTCGTTGGGGAAAAAACCCATGAGCCTGCCGGCAGAGTTCTGGTAAGCGTACATAAAACCTCCCAACAACCCAATCATACCTCCCGTCACCATCGATGGTCCCTTAATTCCGGGTTTAATCCCTAAATCACGTTCAACACAAGAATATTCAAAACTCAGAAATTCACACCACATTCTTCAAAGAtctatcaattaattaatcagtgAAATAGAAAGGTAATTACCGGAGAGGTAGCCCACAACGACGGAGAAGCCAGTGATGGTGGAGAGGCGGAGGTAATCGAGGGTATTGAAGTTGGCGACAGTCTTCGTGAATGGAGGATTCCGATCAATCACCGGGTATTCGGGCTTCACCGACGCAGTTATATCGGTGTTCATTCTTCCTTCTTTCTGAAACGCAATGCCACTGTTTCTTAGCTTCGGTCTTCTCCTCCTCAGGTGGCTTTTGCGAGGTGAAACAATGGTCCTGGGCCAAAATTGAGTAGCATCCATGGGCCTCCTTTGAAGCCTGGTAGGGTGAGTGGGCCAGGAAAATCAACTTCCTAATGGGCTAAATTTTACCTGAATCTTAGCTGACATTAAAACAAGTCAACAACGAG includes:
- the LOC142522449 gene encoding uncharacterized protein LOC142522449, with the protein product MNTDITASVKPEYPVIDRNPPFTKTVANFNTLDYLRLSTITGFSVVVGYLSGIKPGIKGPSMVTGGMIGLLGGFMYAYQNSAGRLMGFFPNDGEVAKYKK